aaaatgaaaaaaaaatatctacaagaaagtcaaattaaatttttatgagcatttgaaattcaaatgttcacaacattggatattcactcatacacgaaattttgactgaatgttcatattagtattttctatacaccataacattttccaaatattttgacttattttgagatgtttagggacattttcggtttccatttttagattctgagtgaaacgatgaatgtattgattttacaatgatgtgtgttttttttatttttttttttttgtgtttgtcatctccttttaggacagaaaaatgctaagattttcttcaacagtatcttttctgataggaaagtgaatctagttggtacttgggggggtcaaaagtaaaatttttccaatagtattcaaaagcgccgtgaaaaacaaaagaaaaattaaggaaaaacgggaatttttacgcaaaatctgttttcgagaaaatcgattttggtttttggtgtaactttaaaaacgaatgactgtagaaacttgaaaatttcactgaatgtttatattagcattttctatacacgataaaaatttgaaaataacttgactcttttgagctgcttacggacatgtcatttttcaatttttaaaattttttttttctttaaatatcaataaaattttatttgttcggtaaaaatgcgtgaaaatttaatgcaaagctcctgatatattgttacaatagcaattgtaagatattaaaaatacataggcacacattttttttataagcatttgaagttgaaattttgacaaaatttatcaaatttaaaattgaataattattttttagttaaaaatgtataaaattttcaacttttatatctaaggattgaaaatttaaaagaatattccacgtaaatatttaattctgttaccaaaaattctaaaaaatacattagcacagtttatttttatagtcatttcaagttcaaatttgaacaaaagtacatattaaaaaacctggaataactattttacttattttgttttgattgtataatattatttgtgggtactttaaacttctaaagtatactattatatatctatgatagtaccacggtttgttgttgatgtataacgcgttacctaatggatattgtgatatgattaatttggaatttattattgatacctattataggtcaatttttttttaatactatagataagtatacctataataggtatgtctaatacctagactgacaaaccgtctccgctcagaatcgtttttcttatacagtgatattatatcattgaattcaaatttaatactatccattatacagtgacccacttgtaacctactgtatagcagagcgacatccacttacccacctttttttagttttatttctatgaatattaataaaactttatttgttgggtaaaaaagcttgaaaatttaacacaaggctcctagtttattgtttcaaaggcagatgaaaaaaattaaaaatccataataacaatttttttcaaaagttcaaatatttacaaaatacgtaaaaattacgaaaattagcaaattattttgagtaagaaattcatgaaaaattttctttttaaatttaagatttgaaaatgtattacaagatttctcataagcttgtctacctttttcaaaaaaaaaaatgtctagaagcaagtcaaattaaatttttatgagcgtttgaaatttatatttttacaacattggatattcactggatttctcatgtaacgattttcttattttgttgtaattcaaaaacgaatgactgtagatacttgaaaatttcactgaatgtttatattagtattttctatatacgatcaaattttgaaaatatcttgactctttttgagctgtttacggacattgtcagttttcaatttttttagttttttttctataaatatcaataaagttttatctgttgggccaaaaagtgtaaaaaattaatacaaggctcctgatatattgttacaatagcagttgaaaaatattaaaaatacatagacacaatttttttttatgagcatttaaagatagaatttttacaaactttatcaaattttaatttgaataattatttagtagttaaaaatttctaaaatgtttaacttttgtatctaagaattgaaaatttagaacaagattccacgtaagtaataaattctgttaccaaaaaatctaaaaaatacatctacacagtttatttttatagtcattttaaattcaaatttggacgaaattacatattaaaaaccttgaataactattttagttattttgttgtgattgtataatattattcgtgggtatacttgaaacttctaaaatatactattatatatctatgatagtatcacggtttgttgttgatgtataacgcgttataagtacctaatagatattgtgattaatttgtaatttattataggtcaatttttttttaataccatgtataatattatgtcttatacctagactgacataccgtctccgctcagaatcgtttttcttatacaatgatattattaaatcactgaattcaaatttagtactatccattatacagtgacccacttctaacctactgtacagctgagcgacatccacttacccacctttttttatattaaattcatatgtAGAttacaatagatattatattaaattttaaaaattgttatgttcatattataataaacattacattataatatataaaccaatttattctattaaattttaaaaatttttatgttcattttattataaacattaaattataatgtataaaccaaTAGTTATTACGAATTCAGGAGAGTTAACATGTACCCGACAGGTAGTAGATACCGGAATAAACCCGGGAGAATATTATACAGGTCATTAAAATGAAAGGATTCCGCATAATACACATAATTCAACCGACAGCTATATCAGAAAGGATGACGGATTCCcgagaccttttttttttgatacggTTATACAATAGTGAATTGTCTGACCTTTTTGCACCGGCGCATCGCCGGACTACAGAAAATATACTAAACCCAATTTATAAGTGTTAGACGTTGTTATTGCTAGTAGTTTATATTTGACATAATAATGTGTTCTGTCGTAAAGGTtacgttttattaaatgtcacaCTGCGAGTTTCAATTATTCTGCGTAAAATTTTGTTTGGACTTGagataaattgaaaaaacagAGAATAGGGATTAAGGAGATTGGATCCCATATTCCCATTGTTTACTACCAATATATCTTATGCCAACTACTGTGCCGTCTATTCTAGCCATCGGACAAcactttttaatgataatataggcAGTGGTGTATTTACGGAGGGGTTCCCGGGTCTCTACCCTCCCCCCCGCCAGAAtggaataatatagttattaattcatAACTTTCATCACTAGTATGTAGGGTTTGGGACTTTTtcaatttgcacatttttttgTGGTGGTCGTAGATTATTCTAGGTACCTAGGTTATACATTTGTTtcatgaaatggcgaaattaaatatacaaattttgaatttgcattttttgacatattttagAAAAGGTGCATATTTGAGCAATTCTTAGTACATTTGTgcatatttaaaatcttttttatatttctgtgtACGTATATTTGTGGGGGATAAACATATCTGGATAACATTCAAggatatttcttaaaaaaaaattatgtttgtgtAGGTAGCGTATAAAGGCGCAAAtggcgtttgagatttggggaggctgAAGCCTGAAGtctttcaaatattataatattgaataagtagGAATTTGGCCCCTAACTCCCCTCCCCCTCCCCCATATTATCGCgtatgataggtaggtacgtgagattttatgtatgtataacatttttaaattcaaattaggaaattttatttcataatttgttacaattaagtattatcaatattatataggtattagatcAACTCATGATAATgatgaagagaaaaaaaatttacaaaattaaggATCTATTCGCATTGGATTAACTCGAACgacatatttattgtattataataaataaatcacaatttattaatactacGAAATtaggttaaattatataaacattacacAGTCAACGCAAAACTTCAGCTTTCAAGTAGgtaacctatattttataaatatatgtacctacacagaAACAAAACTAGGAaacattataaatcaataacaacAATAGAAACTTTTATGTTTCTAATCGATTACAAATTTTTCTTCATATCGCGTATTTGCATGAcgtaatttgtaagtattatttcatttcCTAAAAAGATTTCTTATCATAatgacacaaatacacaataataatataataatagatatgtaCATGTTACATAGTATaggtttttacaattttacattgaGTTTGTGaaagaatcatattatattattattaaattcatactacaaaaaaattgatttgtagATAAAATATCACAGCTTACACGTCAAAAACAGTTTCCTTGAAGGTATTAAACAGATTGTCCTCGCCGTGTCTGTCTGACATAATCTGTAAACTTTTTGCGTTCGTTGTCTAACTTTTTGTCGGTGAGGTCGTCGCAAGCGAGAGATGCTCTTAATTTCGCAGTTGTGTGTTCGAGATcctaaacaaacaatttttatcttaaaatcgtgtttctatagtaatattattttgtgattaatTTCGTGATATTAGGGAGTAGCATATgttattacataacattatgaCACTGTTACTAGGATTTTCCTCTGCTAGCTCCGCACTAGCTAACCCCCACTTTTAACTCATaactgtaatttgtataatgtttaataactatgtatatttaaatattttagattttgagcacagcgatgaatgtattgatcttacaacgatatgtgttttatttaatataaattttgagtTTGTGTGTGTGGAAGTCcacaataagtagtcgaaataatgcttcgatttccaACTTAAGTAAATTTTCTGATGGAAAGTGGATCTAGTTGATGCTTTCgtgaggtcaaaatttaaatttcgaagTAGAGTTAGAATTTAACAAATCTctcacagtgacccacttgacaCCTATACAACTGTACAGCAGCTGAGttgtacccacttgtccaccattttttcttttatagacACCACAAAAAGACTAAAAAATTCGAttacgtttataattttataaaatagagaTACTttcactaataagtaatattatactggttttttttttatcataccaagtattataatattttataaaactatatgagTTAcaaagtaaatgaaaaaaaccacaaattattgaacatgAACATGCCcatgcgttattattattataagaatttaatttgtaagtacTTATGCCATGCTGTATGTATTTAAGTCATATCGATTTTACCCAAATTGCATGTAAAGATacaattaaaatctaatatcaATTACATACTGGGTgcctattatatacaaattaatattgaatggaCACGCTCCCAGAAAGCTGTAGGCTacgttattgaaaattgtatttatatgtacctcaaaataaaaatggtgcTTAACGTTAAAccatctatctatatattattatatgctttcTAAGTTAAAAGACACATGTTCgtttttatggacatttttagtACGACGTACCTACCTTCGGACTAcgaatatgattataattcttcattttatatacctagtttgatttatttaataatttgtaaatttgtttttaaatttagtgataattattaaaatttacctaaaaagtaattattcatATGTAATGTTAATATCCGTTAGattctataaattgtattagggCAGCGAGGTATCTATATAAGTGATTAATGTTATCAACAATATTGagaagtatacctatactacacAATATTAACGAAAATATTATGAGTTGGTAAGTGTCGAAAGCTCTGGCGACTAAATAAAGTCCAACAAAGTCTGGGAGTAAttcaacaatgtccaacaagttAGTTAGGTGTATGTCATAGTTGTGCTGCTAACTTTATAAGGGTGAGTTGGTTGGGTTTATATAAAGTGTTGTATGTTGTTATCTTTTACCCACTTTTAAAAACGTTTCATTCCTTTTTTTTGCGATTTTCTTCTGTTTCTCCATCTGTTCTCGACGGATTTTAAAAAAGTCTCCTTCTTCCACCACCACTGTCTTGCGCCTGTTCAATCTGTGTGgataaaaatcattgttttaaagtatttaatatcGTGAACACGATatgatttactaaaatataggcAGTAGATACTAAGAGTAGGTATATCAAGTGAAACGTTTTTACGCTACAAATTGCATTCAGTTGATGAAATGTTTGAGGGATTAAACGatttaaagattatattttgaataatgtacctatataatatcatatatgtataggtactcagTTTGGTAATAAAAACGTCATTAAATCTCTTTTCGTCTCTAAATCGGACGTccacgacataataatataatgatacacgaaacttatacaatataaacaatatttaataacaataataaatatatttgtgtacctatcacataatataattataatatggtttgtataatatagatactcaCATCTCTTTTAGTTGGTTTTCCAAGTCGATTTCTCTATCTATGTAGCCACGTAATACTTGCCTGGCGATATCTTTTTccgacataatattgttataccacTGACTGGtcgcaaaaaaataataacgcacGTTTGAACGTAACGAACGCGATTCGTGAAATGCCATACGACAAAATAATCGACGATTTGTTTAGGTCACATACTAGTTAGTTGCCAAGGAGAGTATATCCAAGGACGCCAGTATAGCGAGGGTGCCCTGcacatataatatcgtattattagtcgtattatatcgtataattcCTATAATGATACATACCCAGGTACATGTTATATCACCTGCTTGCCGCAACGTTGGTCGCGGTCATCGGGTAGTTTAAACTTCAAACACCCGGCGGCATTCTTATTAGGcccacgtataatattataatattagatcgatttttttttttattaattagtttttagaaTCACCCTGAATATTAATGATTCAATCGAAAGAGaattgaataagaaaaaaaatatacataagcaTATGCCCCTGTTGCAGATGGTGCAGAAAAAGTATATTGATTTCAtatgcaggtacctatatatacaataatatgcacctactatcgataaaaaatataacatataaataaaaatatattatgaataaatttatatttctcttgaaaaataaacataatttttatttaaaatttcatgcatATTTCGGAATCACCTCACCGACCCTTGAGACTTCGAGATACCGAGTTCCActgtacttaggtatatattatacttttactatATCAATATTGGAGTTTAAATGTTGTGGACGTTTATTAATATTCTCttagtctaataataataatgttaatcgGAAAAAAAGGTCCCGGTAAAAAAAGGCccgaaaaaatgaatgaaaatatatcaaaattgaagtataaatatatgttaaaattgttttgaaaaattcattaaagttacacaaaaaatcatataatataaaaaatagaaagaagcttacatacctatatagtgtatgtattattatatatatatttttaataataataataataatatatatatattatatttaattttcaagttcttataatgaagatcatatttttggcttttgttataacttagtaatttagtatttagttttagtgtaatgatgataatatggtataatttatcaaattgtatagataaatataaaaagtgtcatattataaattattcatcataaatcgAAAGGTAGttactagttttaaaaaattttagtttgttttaataggaattcattctggatggtttttaaaatatagtagactaataaataaatacgaaattactatagatacgtataatttgaactttgattaggaacattacataaaaacaaacgttttttcggtataataataggttatatatgTATGCCTATAAACAGGCCTTTTTAACATAAGAAAGagctgtaggtacctaataattatagtattacatttttatagcattattattataatgatataggtactataattgtatttatttttgactattgtataatgtattatattttattattttagacttgtattaaattaaattttattaaattttaatatgtgatttaagtaagtaattaacattttttatgatattataagattttttatataactttaatgtatttttcaatacaattttaacatatttatactttaattttgatatattttcattaattttatcggGTCTTTTTTTTCCTAGTGAGGGACTTTTTTTACCGGGGCTTTTTTCCgtgattcaataatattataatagtagttctATAGCTAtcaaacttattagttattagctaTAATTCGATTCGCTCAAAGTAGTTAAAATTTACTAGTGATACTTTGAGCAAatctaataactaaataaacaggcatgatcaccaaaaaaaccaatttttcctATCACTGCGCATTTTCCCCAGACATGGCAAAAACAGTAGAATTCCTATATAATTGTAacgtgaataacattttttctataatattagtgtttcttccaagtctggggaagtataggtaatatatgtataaaatatgtgtgcAGTAATCTAGCGACCATGTcatgtttatttagtcatgatcgaatttatatttatattatacacgacgtTTGAATTGGCTTTTTGTTGTTTTaactatttacaaaaatgtttgctAAATTATAAAGCATGTTGAAGAAATATTCtgggttataaattataatagaactTGAATTAATAATGTCTGCGAATTTACAAGGTGGAgaattttcaatacaaaaacTTCCGCAAAGTTTACATCAAAGAACATAAAATACCAGCTATACGCCTATACTTTTCGCCtgttattgtttgtatttgtcATCGAATAacgttttttgaattatacaCCGTCGGCCACAATACTTTGTCATATCACCGACGTTGATGTTATAAGACGGGTATCGCGTAGCTAGATTTGGaaaacaatgcaaagtgcatTGTACCTAATCCCAACCTTAAACATTAtcgttgtaatataaaatatcgcaaaataaactttgtttaaattaaatttttttttttttacagagtgATTTTTATTAAGTACACTCAATATGAACGTCAGAACTAAGAACGTTGtttttatagattatgagaTGTAGTGGTGGGAAAACCAagcttttactttttttataataaaattaaatgttcatagaTGGCATACCTACAATAGTTTAAACTTTTCAAGTTTGTGGTATCAATGACTGAATAaactagaaatatttaattttataaattacctaaaattataaaatcaacggtaacattttatttataaaaaaaaatgtatttgattatttaaaattgaataacaattaactattaaaatcaatgctgtaagttttaaatagctatctattcataaatatttttacattccttatctatatgaaagaaaacatgtcacaaatatactttataactaataggatagtaagacaaaaaatgtaaaaaggaaaatattttgcccTCCCCTTGACAAATTCTTGCGGACGCCCTTGGGtattaggtacacaataatattttagatttaaataacatattaatatgggCTTCAACGTTGGTtccacttattaattattattatgaagatgTCTACGATGCGTTTTTGTCATTCGTCTGTTCTCCTGCAGCTGCAGTAGCAGTAGATgtgttttcagaaaatatttagtCAGTTCCACAAAACTCAAACATGATCAACCAGCCAATCGGGTACCAAGAAATTTCACCGTCTTCACTGGAGACCGAAATTGcttttgaaatcatttttatttaaaattttaaatatttttaatttgtagttttATAAATCGTTCAAAGCCGGTATAGTTTTACAACCTTGACGAACACAGTTTTCACAATACTACAGTAATGTAAACAAAAACTGAACGCGAGAACATGTGGTTGTGTGTTTGTTTATTGATTCACgcgcaaataaaattatacagttgAGTCTTGGTAACTTGAAAACCTCGATAACTCGAGTTTTATTCTCACCCCttgaagtatattatacctGAAGTCGTTTTtgaggtataatatacctaactcgaaaaatacataagtcaaattaatttttatttccattgaGATTCTAGTCATTGCGAGACTCGATTGTATATAGTTATTTGCAGAAGCgtcattttaacttttattttgttggtGCAAAAATGATTCCAGGCCATTCAGATCATTACCAGGCCACatagacaattttattatttttttttttttttggggggggggggggttaaagtggggacaaaaactgtagaatatttgtataatttatttaatatgtcacttatattagtatgaaaatatcacaatattgtcgctatttttgacgaactatgtgtaggtacttttaatggaggtatttattttatattgtggataccagtgtacagtggtattttatattttatattttaatacacttggtaaataaatgtatgggtataaaacacctttataatacctaaccgaacctaacctacacattttttctccctgcatactcaaaatatataatatagctagcttaataaaaccagaaatgtattttatgggtaccacccttcttcacaatgtttgtgttataatttaatcaattataatattgtgggatCACAAAACCACATCAaacattcttggaaattaaacattagtacaatacattttttttaatactaaaaaaatattaaatatgatatataatataaaacactcaGGTATATCGATGCTTATATTTACTGTTGGCAGGCCAAAGAaggcattttaaaaaaaaagttggtacaaatgtacaccctgcagtctgcaccccccccccccaaatgacgcccgtGGTTATTTGTTTACTTGCAATacgaataagtataatataacgtatatgCTAGCTCTCTCTCcgaggaaataataattattatattatataattatatctctgtgattttaatttctgaaaCACGTGATTTATTGAATAGGTAAagttaaattatgaaatctttttGCCTATATTTAGATACAGTTTACtctatactataatgtatactacAGTACTAGAAAATTAAgctattaatattagtttaaacgTAACATATC
This portion of the Acyrthosiphon pisum isolate AL4f chromosome A1, pea_aphid_22Mar2018_4r6ur, whole genome shotgun sequence genome encodes:
- the LOC100166538 gene encoding uncharacterized protein LOC100166538; its protein translation is MAFHESRSLRSNVRYYFFATSQWYNNIMSEKDIARQVLRGYIDREIDLENQLKEILNRRKTVVVEEGDFFKIRREQMEKQKKIAKKRNETFLKDLEHTTAKLRASLACDDLTDKKLDNERKKFTDYVRQTRRGQSV